Proteins from a single region of Pseudarthrobacter sp. NIBRBAC000502772:
- a CDS encoding YdeI family protein, protein MAIELEELLVADAAEWRLWLEKHHATSPGVWLVLHKKGGNTTELDYDAALDEALCFGWIDGQVIKRDADSYSQRMTRRTLKSPWSARNVGHVARLEAAGKMTDAGRAAVDAAKADGRWEIAYSGQASAEVPPDLAAAIAAVPEAQAMFDVLTSVNRYALIYRTNSVKQASTRERKISGFVEMLARGEAPYPQKKKPPGG, encoded by the coding sequence ATGGCCATTGAACTCGAGGAACTGCTGGTAGCGGATGCGGCGGAGTGGCGGCTGTGGCTGGAAAAGCACCACGCCACCAGCCCCGGCGTGTGGCTGGTGCTGCATAAGAAGGGTGGCAACACCACGGAACTGGACTACGACGCTGCACTGGATGAGGCGCTGTGCTTCGGGTGGATCGATGGCCAGGTGATTAAGCGCGACGCCGACAGCTACAGCCAGCGCATGACCCGCCGCACCCTCAAGAGTCCGTGGTCAGCCCGGAATGTTGGGCATGTTGCCCGGCTTGAAGCCGCGGGAAAAATGACCGACGCCGGCCGCGCCGCCGTCGACGCCGCCAAGGCGGACGGGCGCTGGGAGATCGCCTATTCCGGGCAGGCATCGGCCGAAGTCCCGCCGGATCTGGCCGCCGCCATCGCTGCCGTCCCCGAGGCCCAGGCCATGTTCGACGTCCTCACCTCCGTGAACCGGTATGCCCTGATTTACCGGACGAATTCCGTGAAGCAGGCGTCCACGCGGGAACGGAAAATCTCCGGCTTTGTGGAAATGCTGGCCCGGGGCGAGGCACCGTATCCGCAGAAGAAGAAGCCCCCCGGAGGATAG
- a CDS encoding ABC transporter ATP-binding protein, translating to MTEQSPARLPEPRIAPSVAPTTNSHLQITDVTKNFGSQAVLKGVNLSVAKGGTTAIVGPSGSGKTTLLRLIAGFEHPATGSISLNGTKVAGDGVWLPAHKRQVGYVAQDGALFPHLTVGQNIAFGLDTAKLAGGRRGAAGRISELLDMVSLDASMAKRRPHQLSGGQQQRVALARALAREPELMLLDEPFSALDAGLRMATRRAVAKVLNKAGVTTVLVTHDQAEALSFADQVAVMRGGKLAQIGNPFVVYTRPADRATAEFLGDAVILDAWMEGSLATCSLGEVPVRRPPAQGRVQLMLRPEQIRIAEDGPIRGVVVDTDYFGPETTVRLKLSVPPELADRADHRYPGGGEVITIRHWNASIARPGMELCLRVVGEAVAFPLDPACD from the coding sequence GTGACCGAACAATCCCCCGCCAGGCTTCCGGAACCGCGGATCGCGCCGTCGGTGGCACCCACCACCAACAGCCATCTGCAGATCACCGACGTCACCAAGAACTTCGGTTCCCAGGCCGTCCTCAAAGGCGTCAACCTATCCGTGGCCAAGGGCGGGACCACCGCCATCGTGGGACCCTCCGGCTCGGGAAAAACCACCCTCCTGCGGCTGATCGCCGGCTTTGAACACCCCGCCACCGGCAGCATCTCACTCAACGGCACCAAAGTTGCGGGCGACGGCGTGTGGTTGCCTGCGCACAAGCGCCAGGTGGGGTACGTGGCTCAGGACGGGGCGCTTTTCCCGCACCTGACGGTGGGCCAGAACATCGCGTTCGGCCTGGACACGGCCAAGCTCGCGGGTGGCCGCCGCGGGGCCGCGGGCCGCATCAGCGAACTGCTGGACATGGTCTCCCTGGACGCCTCCATGGCCAAGCGGCGGCCGCACCAGCTCTCCGGCGGGCAACAGCAGCGTGTGGCCCTGGCCCGTGCACTAGCCCGCGAACCCGAACTGATGCTGCTGGACGAGCCCTTTTCAGCCCTGGACGCCGGCCTGCGCATGGCAACCCGGCGGGCCGTGGCCAAGGTCCTCAACAAAGCCGGCGTCACCACCGTCCTGGTCACCCACGACCAGGCCGAGGCCCTGTCCTTCGCGGACCAGGTGGCCGTGATGCGCGGCGGCAAGCTGGCCCAGATCGGCAACCCGTTTGTGGTTTATACCCGCCCCGCCGACCGCGCCACCGCGGAATTCCTGGGCGACGCCGTCATCCTGGACGCCTGGATGGAAGGCTCGCTTGCCACGTGCTCGCTGGGCGAAGTTCCTGTCCGCCGCCCGCCGGCCCAGGGCCGGGTGCAGCTGATGCTGCGTCCTGAGCAGATCCGCATTGCCGAGGATGGCCCCATCCGCGGCGTGGTGGTGGACACCGACTACTTCGGCCCGGAAACCACCGTGCGCCTCAAACTCTCTGTGCCACCCGAACTGGCCGACCGCGCCGACCACCGCTACCCCGGCGGCGGCGAAGTCATCACCATCCGGCACTGGAACGCCTCCATTGCCCGGCCGGGAATGGAACTCTGCCTGCGGGTGGTGGGCGAAGCCGTCGCCTTCCCGCTGGACCCCGCTTGTGATTGA
- a CDS encoding iron ABC transporter permease — MAGKGNSPRPPLAVALLATLLALFALIPLGYVIYMTAVTGWDTSIKLIFRPRVGELLVNTLLLMLIVVPATLVAGVGGAWLVERTKLRGHKWWAVLLAAPLAIPAFVNSYAWVSAIPSLEGVWSGALIATLSYFPLVYIPAAATLSRLDPAIEQSAASLGLGPWQVFFRVVLPQLRIAVTGGGLLVGLHLLAEYGAFAMIRFETFTTAIMQQYASTFNGTAGNMLASVLVFFCLILLVLEVRSRGTARYARIGSGAQSKPLRLPLHRYQVPAQLGLMALTGLAFGLPLWFVIRWIVAGGVEIWDVDEFVPALLQTLGLGLAGAVAATVVAFPMAYLAVRHPGWFSKSLELSNYVTSSMPGIVVGLAFVTVAINVAPDIYQTTGLLVAAYVLLFIPRALVNIRAGLAQAPKELDEAARALGRSPFNAFLKITLRLTAPAAAGGAALVFLAVVTELTATLLLSPNGTRTLASAFWSKSSEIDYAGAAPYALLMILLSAPMTYLLFQQSKKVAGQ; from the coding sequence ATGGCGGGCAAGGGCAACAGCCCTCGCCCGCCATTGGCGGTTGCGCTCCTGGCCACACTGCTGGCCCTGTTCGCCCTCATCCCGCTGGGCTATGTCATCTACATGACGGCGGTCACTGGCTGGGATACCAGCATTAAGCTGATCTTCCGCCCCCGGGTGGGCGAACTGCTGGTCAACACCCTCCTGCTGATGCTCATCGTGGTGCCCGCAACCCTGGTGGCGGGCGTGGGCGGCGCGTGGCTGGTGGAACGCACCAAGCTGCGGGGCCACAAGTGGTGGGCCGTGCTCCTGGCGGCGCCGCTGGCCATTCCCGCGTTTGTGAACAGCTACGCCTGGGTGTCCGCCATCCCTTCCCTGGAAGGCGTCTGGTCAGGCGCGCTGATCGCCACTCTGTCCTACTTCCCGCTGGTCTATATTCCGGCCGCTGCCACGCTCAGCCGGCTGGATCCGGCCATCGAGCAGTCGGCGGCGTCCCTGGGCCTGGGCCCCTGGCAGGTCTTCTTCCGCGTGGTGCTGCCCCAGCTGCGCATCGCCGTCACCGGCGGTGGCCTGCTGGTGGGCCTGCACCTGCTGGCCGAGTACGGCGCCTTCGCGATGATCCGCTTTGAGACGTTTACGACGGCGATCATGCAGCAGTACGCTTCCACGTTCAACGGCACGGCCGGAAACATGCTGGCCAGCGTCCTGGTGTTCTTCTGCCTGATACTCCTGGTGTTGGAGGTCCGCAGCCGCGGCACGGCCCGCTACGCGCGGATCGGCTCCGGCGCCCAGTCCAAGCCCCTGCGGCTCCCCCTACACCGCTACCAGGTTCCCGCCCAGCTGGGACTGATGGCGCTCACTGGCCTGGCGTTCGGCCTGCCGCTGTGGTTTGTGATCCGCTGGATCGTGGCCGGCGGCGTCGAGATCTGGGACGTGGACGAGTTTGTCCCCGCACTGCTGCAGACCCTGGGGCTGGGCCTTGCCGGCGCAGTGGCCGCGACCGTCGTCGCCTTCCCCATGGCGTATCTGGCCGTCCGGCATCCAGGGTGGTTCAGCAAGTCCCTGGAGCTCTCCAACTACGTCACCAGTTCCATGCCCGGCATCGTGGTGGGTCTGGCCTTCGTCACCGTGGCCATCAACGTTGCCCCGGACATCTACCAGACCACCGGGCTGCTGGTAGCCGCATACGTGCTGCTGTTCATTCCGCGCGCGTTGGTGAACATCCGCGCCGGGCTGGCACAAGCCCCCAAGGAACTGGACGAAGCGGCCCGCGCCCTGGGCAGGTCTCCGTTCAATGCCTTCCTGAAGATCACGTTGCGCCTCACGGCTCCCGCGGCCGCCGGCGGCGCAGCGCTGGTGTTCCTCGCCGTCGTGACCGAACTGACCGCCACGCTGCTGCTCTCCCCCAACGGGACCAGAACCCTGGCCAGCGCGTTCTGGAGCAAGAGCAGCGAAATCGACTACGCCGGCGCAGCCCCGTATGCCCTGCTGATGATCCTGCTCTCGGCGCCCATGACCTACCTTCTCTTCCAGCAGTCCAAGAAAGTGGCCGGACAGTGA
- a CDS encoding iron ABC transporter substrate-binding protein, translating to MKIRNSALAGIALAATAALGLTACGGTPAATGSASADAKVSGEITVYNAQHESMTKAWVEEFTKETGIKVTLRQGKDTEMSNQIIQEGDKSPADVFITENSPAMTQVENAGLFADLTDEVKKQVPAEYRPSTNKWTGVAARSTVFVYNKEKLTEDKLPKSLSDLAGPEWKGRWGASPSGADFQAIVSAYLELKGEAETEKWLTAMKENFKGYQGNGAVMKAVNAGEIEGGVIYHYYYFGDQAKTGENSKNVASHYFKNQDPGAFVSISGGGVLKSSKNKAAADAFLAFITGKKGQEQLQTGKDFEYTVGAGVASNDKLVPLAELQAPTVDSSKLNSKKVTELMTKAGLL from the coding sequence ATGAAGATCCGCAACAGCGCTCTGGCCGGCATCGCACTCGCCGCCACCGCAGCCTTGGGACTGACCGCCTGCGGCGGCACCCCGGCAGCCACCGGTTCCGCCTCTGCAGACGCCAAGGTGTCCGGCGAGATCACGGTCTACAACGCACAGCACGAATCCATGACCAAGGCCTGGGTGGAAGAGTTCACCAAGGAGACCGGCATCAAGGTGACCCTGCGCCAGGGCAAGGACACCGAGATGTCCAACCAGATCATCCAGGAGGGCGACAAGTCCCCGGCTGACGTCTTCATCACCGAGAACTCCCCCGCCATGACCCAGGTGGAAAACGCAGGCCTGTTCGCCGATCTCACCGACGAGGTCAAGAAGCAGGTTCCGGCCGAGTACCGCCCGTCCACCAATAAGTGGACCGGCGTCGCAGCCCGCTCCACCGTGTTCGTGTACAACAAGGAAAAGCTCACCGAAGATAAGCTGCCCAAGTCCCTCTCTGACCTGGCCGGTCCGGAGTGGAAGGGCCGCTGGGGCGCATCGCCGTCCGGCGCCGACTTCCAGGCGATCGTATCCGCCTACCTTGAACTCAAGGGCGAGGCCGAAACCGAGAAGTGGCTCACGGCCATGAAGGAAAACTTCAAGGGCTACCAGGGCAACGGTGCGGTCATGAAGGCTGTCAACGCCGGTGAAATCGAAGGTGGCGTTATTTACCACTACTACTACTTCGGTGACCAGGCCAAGACCGGCGAGAACTCCAAGAACGTGGCCAGCCACTACTTCAAGAACCAGGATCCGGGCGCGTTTGTCTCCATATCAGGCGGTGGCGTGCTGAAGTCCTCCAAGAACAAGGCCGCTGCCGACGCGTTCCTCGCCTTCATCACGGGCAAGAAGGGCCAGGAGCAGCTGCAGACGGGCAAGGACTTCGAGTACACCGTCGGCGCCGGCGTGGCATCCAACGACAAGTTGGTGCCGCTGGCCGAACTTCAGGCACCGACAGTTGACTCCTCCAAACTGAACTCCAAGAAGGTCACGGAGCTGATGACCAAGGCCGGTCTGCTCTAG
- a CDS encoding glycoside hydrolase family 76 protein gives MTMPDAEPAHWQDRANVAARSVTGLFGRRLLFLPGTHLAAVQWPSKHLKNLLHPWHYWWQAHYVDCLVDAGRRELGNGATPAARFNGPDHPSAGRLASWLVTGIRLRNAFTFVNNYYDDMAWLALATHRLQSLAEETRKPGRRRNARVQKTLTLQFDSASTDDLGGGTFWSKKRDFKNTPATAPVALYYARTGQRAKAQRLVDWLNAVLFDDARGLYVDGARLSPAGEVLVENTLYTYNQGPVLGALLELGGDANLARAAALVAAVAKRLTVPGQRILRCDGTGDGGLFTGILCRYLALAAVDARLPESARNTAKELVTATAEAFWAGRRQAGRGAASATAGNVLFSIHAAQPADTTYPPGAAVELSTQLQAWMALEAAAAIHRSDE, from the coding sequence ATGACCATGCCGGATGCCGAACCTGCCCACTGGCAGGACCGGGCCAACGTGGCGGCCCGCTCCGTCACCGGACTCTTCGGCCGGCGGCTGCTGTTCCTGCCGGGAACCCACCTGGCCGCCGTGCAATGGCCGTCAAAACACCTGAAGAACCTCCTCCACCCCTGGCACTACTGGTGGCAGGCGCACTACGTGGACTGCCTGGTGGATGCCGGGCGCCGCGAACTGGGCAACGGAGCCACCCCCGCCGCAAGGTTCAACGGCCCGGACCACCCCAGTGCCGGCAGGCTCGCGTCCTGGCTGGTCACGGGCATCCGGCTGCGCAACGCCTTCACCTTCGTCAACAACTACTACGACGACATGGCCTGGCTGGCACTGGCGACGCACCGCCTGCAAAGCCTGGCCGAGGAGACGCGCAAACCCGGACGCCGCCGCAACGCCAGGGTCCAGAAGACCCTCACCCTGCAGTTCGATTCCGCCTCCACCGATGACCTGGGCGGCGGGACCTTCTGGAGCAAAAAGCGCGACTTCAAGAACACCCCGGCCACCGCCCCCGTGGCGCTCTACTACGCCCGGACAGGCCAGCGAGCCAAGGCGCAGCGGTTGGTGGACTGGCTCAATGCCGTGCTCTTTGATGATGCCCGGGGCCTCTATGTTGACGGGGCGCGGCTCAGCCCGGCCGGCGAAGTGCTGGTGGAGAACACCCTCTACACCTACAACCAAGGCCCCGTACTGGGAGCCTTGCTGGAGCTCGGCGGCGACGCCAACCTCGCCAGGGCCGCGGCACTGGTGGCCGCGGTCGCAAAGCGGCTCACCGTACCGGGGCAGCGCATCCTCCGCTGCGATGGAACGGGCGACGGCGGACTCTTCACCGGGATTCTCTGCCGGTACCTGGCACTCGCGGCCGTCGATGCCCGGCTCCCGGAGTCCGCCCGGAACACCGCGAAGGAGCTCGTGACAGCTACTGCCGAAGCCTTCTGGGCGGGCCGCCGGCAGGCCGGCCGCGGAGCGGCATCAGCCACGGCTGGGAACGTCCTGTTCTCCATCCACGCGGCACAACCGGCGGACACAACCTACCCGCCAGGTGCCGCCGTCGAACTTTCCACCCAGCTGCAGGCCTGGATGGCGCTGGAGGCTGCAGCGGCCATCCACAGAAGCGATGAATGA
- a CDS encoding SDR family NAD(P)-dependent oxidoreductase, which translates to MDVLGTVALITGGASGLGAATAKRLFDAGASVVLIDLPSSAGAAYAAELNASALNVAALNAAGGSGAQAAFVPADVTNEAEVQAAVDTAVALGPLRIVVNCAGVATPGKVLGRDGVLPLDTFNRVIQVNLIGTFNVLRLAAAAMVSTEPISTELGGPERGVIINTASVAAFDGQIGQPAYAASKGAVAAMTLPLARELARSLVRVVTIAPGIFETPMMATLPQDAQDSLGRQVPHPSRLGRPAEYASLVAHIVENAMINGETIRLDGAIRMGPK; encoded by the coding sequence ATGGACGTCTTGGGTACTGTCGCGCTGATTACGGGTGGGGCTTCCGGGCTCGGCGCTGCCACAGCGAAGCGCCTGTTCGACGCCGGCGCCTCGGTGGTGCTGATCGACCTGCCGTCCTCTGCCGGTGCAGCCTACGCCGCCGAGCTCAACGCCTCAGCGCTGAACGTGGCAGCGCTGAACGCCGCCGGCGGTTCGGGGGCACAAGCGGCCTTTGTCCCCGCGGACGTCACCAATGAGGCTGAGGTGCAGGCCGCCGTCGACACTGCCGTGGCGCTGGGGCCGCTGCGCATTGTTGTGAACTGCGCCGGCGTCGCCACGCCGGGCAAGGTCCTGGGCAGGGACGGCGTCCTTCCGCTGGACACGTTCAACCGCGTCATCCAGGTCAACCTCATCGGGACGTTCAACGTGCTGCGCCTGGCCGCCGCGGCCATGGTATCCACCGAACCGATCAGTACTGAGCTCGGCGGCCCCGAACGCGGCGTCATCATCAACACCGCCTCCGTGGCAGCTTTCGACGGGCAGATCGGCCAGCCCGCCTACGCCGCTTCCAAGGGCGCCGTCGCCGCCATGACGCTGCCGCTGGCCCGTGAGCTGGCCCGCTCCCTGGTGCGGGTGGTGACCATCGCCCCGGGCATCTTCGAAACACCCATGATGGCAACGCTCCCGCAGGACGCGCAGGATTCGCTGGGCCGGCAGGTCCCGCATCCGTCGCGCCTTGGCCGGCCCGCCGAATACGCCAGTCTGGTGGCCCACATTGTGGAAAATGCGATGATCAACGGCGAAACCATCCGGCTCGACGGTGCCATCCGAATGGGGCCGAAATGA
- a CDS encoding acyl-CoA dehydrogenase family protein produces MSLPGTSEPSATEPSATAPSIDELPTADFFAFESLLSSKERAKLAELREFLATEIAPYASDWWNKAEFPAHILPKLAALELSTPAQRGYSNLFAGLVIAEMTRVDTSIATFFLVHHDLFVESLYGFGSAGQKERLLADASSLRITGAFALTEPGHGSDVAGGMETSARRISSATGEPDDDGDAWVLNGAKRWIGNGTFCDYMLVWAKDEAVAANGQGAVRGFIVDASLPGVSRSRIENKIALRTVQNADIVLKDVQVAEADRFAGISSFEDTNQLLRGSRIMVGWQAVGQQLAAFDVARQYAVERHQFGRPLAKFQLIQQQLVTMLGNAVASMAMMARIAQLQDDGVADMPQVALAKSYTSARMRETVALGRSLLGGNGIVTDYRMAKIFADAEAIYTYEGSFEINTLIVGRAVTGVSAIV; encoded by the coding sequence ATGAGCCTGCCGGGCACGTCCGAGCCCTCCGCCACTGAGCCCTCGGCCACGGCGCCCTCGATCGACGAGCTGCCCACCGCCGATTTTTTCGCGTTCGAGTCACTCCTCAGTTCGAAGGAGCGGGCCAAGCTGGCCGAGCTGCGGGAGTTTCTGGCCACGGAGATCGCCCCCTACGCGTCGGACTGGTGGAACAAGGCGGAGTTCCCGGCGCACATCCTGCCCAAGCTCGCCGCGCTGGAGCTGAGCACACCGGCGCAGCGCGGCTACAGCAACCTGTTCGCCGGACTGGTCATCGCAGAGATGACGCGCGTGGATACCTCGATCGCAACATTTTTCCTGGTCCACCACGACCTTTTTGTGGAGTCGCTCTACGGTTTCGGTTCGGCCGGCCAGAAAGAGCGGCTGCTGGCGGACGCCTCAAGCCTGCGCATCACGGGCGCCTTCGCGCTCACCGAACCCGGCCACGGTTCCGACGTCGCCGGCGGGATGGAAACGAGTGCCCGGCGCATCTCCAGCGCAACGGGAGAGCCCGACGACGACGGCGACGCGTGGGTGCTCAACGGCGCCAAACGCTGGATCGGGAACGGGACGTTCTGCGACTACATGCTCGTGTGGGCCAAGGACGAGGCCGTGGCTGCCAACGGGCAGGGCGCGGTCCGAGGGTTCATCGTTGATGCTTCCTTGCCGGGCGTGAGCCGGAGCCGGATCGAGAACAAGATTGCGCTCCGGACCGTGCAGAACGCGGACATCGTGCTTAAGGATGTCCAGGTCGCCGAGGCCGACCGATTCGCCGGCATCAGCAGTTTCGAGGACACCAACCAGCTCCTGCGCGGTTCGCGGATCATGGTGGGGTGGCAGGCGGTGGGGCAGCAGCTGGCGGCGTTCGACGTCGCCCGGCAGTACGCCGTCGAACGCCACCAGTTCGGCCGGCCGCTGGCGAAATTCCAGCTCATCCAGCAGCAGCTGGTCACCATGCTGGGCAACGCCGTAGCCAGCATGGCCATGATGGCGCGTATTGCCCAATTGCAGGACGACGGCGTGGCGGACATGCCGCAGGTGGCCCTCGCCAAGTCCTACACCAGCGCCCGGATGCGCGAGACAGTGGCGCTGGGCCGGTCCCTCCTGGGCGGCAACGGCATCGTGACCGACTACCGGATGGCCAAAATCTTCGCCGACGCCGAGGCCATCTACACCTACGAGGGCTCGTTCGAAATCAACACGCTCATTGTGGGCCGGGCGGTCACCGGCGTCTCAGCGATCGTCTAG
- a CDS encoding DUF1684 domain-containing protein: protein MDTTATAQLERWQRFRTNRNKALATRHGWLTLTSFQWLESRPAGVELAPGLWSTDGTTATLTAAAHDGLTLVETGEPVDGTITASLANEESLMWVQFGGADGQQVVVELAMRADRYAIRTRDSGSPVLTEFDGVPTFDYNPDLVIKAAYEAYPEPVAVPIGTANPLVDGVHYSVGELVFRLPGIDHEYRLHAEEEKLGALTITFHDGTNGESTDEWRKVSTPRPRIDAAGKATVVLDFNRAINYPSAFTPFGTCPMPVKNNSLDARIEAGEKQPLLAD from the coding sequence ATGGACACCACCGCAACCGCGCAGCTGGAACGCTGGCAGCGTTTCCGCACGAACCGGAACAAGGCCCTCGCCACCCGCCACGGCTGGCTGACGCTCACCTCCTTCCAGTGGCTGGAATCCCGGCCCGCCGGCGTCGAACTCGCCCCCGGCCTCTGGTCAACGGACGGCACGACGGCGACACTCACCGCTGCGGCGCACGACGGCCTGACGCTGGTGGAAACCGGCGAGCCTGTTGACGGGACCATTACCGCCTCCCTCGCCAACGAGGAATCCCTGATGTGGGTGCAGTTCGGCGGCGCGGACGGGCAGCAGGTAGTGGTGGAACTCGCCATGCGCGCAGACCGGTACGCCATCCGAACCCGCGATTCCGGCTCGCCGGTGCTGACGGAGTTCGACGGCGTTCCCACCTTCGACTACAACCCGGACCTCGTGATTAAAGCAGCCTACGAGGCGTACCCGGAACCGGTGGCCGTCCCGATCGGAACGGCCAATCCGCTGGTGGACGGCGTCCATTATTCGGTGGGCGAACTGGTTTTCCGGCTGCCGGGGATCGACCATGAGTACCGGCTGCACGCCGAGGAGGAAAAACTGGGCGCGCTGACCATCACGTTCCATGACGGGACCAACGGCGAATCAACGGATGAGTGGCGGAAGGTATCCACGCCCCGGCCACGCATTGACGCGGCCGGAAAGGCCACGGTGGTCCTGGACTTCAACCGCGCCATCAACTACCCCAGCGCCTTCACCCCGTTCGGCACCTGCCCCATGCCCGTGAAGAACAACAGCCTCGATGCGAGAATCGAGGCCGGCGAAAAGCAGCCTCTCCTCGCTGATTGA
- a CDS encoding NADPH-dependent F420 reductase, whose protein sequence is MKIAVLGTGFAGRTLAGALSALGHDVVVGTRDPGETLARSAPDAMGTPPFSEWHAANQHIALETFAEAAAAAELIVNATNGAGALSALSAARSANLSGKVVVDVSNPLDFSQGMPPVLNPVNTDSNAERIQHAFPEARVVKTLNTMNAGLMVDPGRLGGGDHSVFVSGDDADAKSTVTALLRELGHRDIIDLGDITTARGAEMMLPVWLRLWSVLGTPDFNFKIVR, encoded by the coding sequence ATGAAAATCGCGGTCCTGGGCACGGGTTTCGCAGGCCGGACCCTCGCAGGCGCGCTGTCCGCGCTGGGACACGACGTGGTGGTGGGCACCCGCGACCCGGGGGAGACTCTCGCCCGCAGCGCGCCGGACGCCATGGGCACCCCGCCCTTCAGCGAATGGCACGCGGCGAACCAGCACATAGCCCTGGAAACATTCGCGGAGGCAGCAGCCGCGGCGGAACTAATAGTCAATGCAACAAACGGAGCGGGCGCACTCAGTGCCCTCAGTGCCGCGCGTTCGGCCAACCTGTCGGGGAAAGTGGTGGTGGACGTTTCCAACCCGCTCGACTTCTCCCAGGGCATGCCCCCGGTGCTGAACCCGGTCAACACGGACAGCAACGCCGAACGGATCCAGCACGCCTTCCCGGAGGCGCGGGTGGTCAAAACCCTGAACACCATGAACGCAGGGCTGATGGTTGACCCCGGACGGCTGGGCGGCGGGGACCACTCGGTGTTTGTCTCCGGCGACGACGCCGATGCCAAGAGCACCGTGACGGCGCTCCTCCGGGAGCTGGGCCACCGCGATATTATTGACCTCGGAGACATCACCACCGCCCGGGGAGCGGAGATGATGCTCCCGGTGTGGCTGCGCCTCTGGTCGGTGCTGGGGACCCCGGATTTCAATTTCAAGATCGTCCGCTGA